The Lujinxingia litoralis sequence TCCTCCAGGCCGATCTGCAGCTCCACCTGCGGGGCCTCCCCCCCGAAGCGGTAGATCTCCAGGTCGACCTCGTAGCTGCGCCGGTCGCGATCCTCCCAGCGCTCCCAGACCTCGGTCCACCCCGCCCACACCGCCTGGGGCGTCACGTCAGGCAAGGTCGCACTGGCCCAGTTCTGCGCCGGAACCTGCACCCGGCGCATCCCCTCGGGCACCTCTCGCTCGGCGTCGCACGCCACCGCCAGCACCATCGTGTAGGGCGCCTGCCAGTCGCCGGCGTAGTCGGTGTACACCGCATAGATCGTGCTCACATCACCTAGCTCCGCGAGCAGATTCTCCGCCATCACCCGCTCCCAGAACGCCGGAATATCCTCCCAGGCGGTGGCGTGACTGCTGCGAATCTCCAGGCCGATCAGGGTGCGGGCGAGCTCTTCTTTTCGACAGAATTCAAGGCTCATGATGTCTCCTCGTAGACAGGGGTTGTGTGTCGCTCCCAGGCGGCGACGATACCCACCCTATCCCGCCCCCCTCGCCGCGCGTTTGATAGTCCGTGCTATCTTTTGCCCTTCGGCCACCCTCTTTTCCCCGCGCACCTCTCCCCCTGGCAGCTCACAGCCACCTGTGGCACTCTACCCTCTCCACCCAAAACTTAATCGTTCCTGATACCCCACAGGGGGGCTGGAACAGCTGCCTTTTTAAGCCGTAGGGCCGCACCCCTTCTAAAGGAGATGGTATGTCGGAAACCAAATTCGATATCACGCTACGGTCCTGGATGGAGCGCAGCGCCGAGCGCCTGCGTTCGGTCAGCGCCGAGAGCACCCACCCCTTTGCCGGCCCGGCCCTGAAGCTGGCCGTGGAGCTTCTGGAGCACAGCCTCCCGCCCTACCGTCAGGCCATTGACCGGGTGGCCGCCGAGGGGGAAGACGCCGCCCGCGCCGCCGAAGAGATCGCCCGCGCCGAGGACCGGATCGACCAGGCCTACCTCCGCCTCTGGGCCACCGCTCAGAGCCGCTACTTCAGCGCCCGGGCCGCCCCCGGCGTCGACGAAACCCTGCTTAAGCGCCGCCTGGAGCGCGGCCTGCCCCTGAGCCCCTCGGTCTTCTCGTCGCTGGGCGTCGACCGCGCCCGCTCCCACATGAAGGGCGCCCTGATCTACGCCACCGACGCCCTGGGCGTCGACGACCCGGCCCTCACCGAAGCCCTCCAGGCCCTGGACCACCTGGACCAGGCCCTGACCCGCACCGACCGCGAAAAGGCCCAGGCCGTGCGCGCCACCCAGCTCATCTTCGAGGCCCGGCAGCAGGCCCGCCAGGCCTACACCGCCGCGCGCCAGATCGTCGAAGCCGCCCTGGCCCTGGAAGACGATGAGAGCCTGCGGCAGCTGATGCCGGCCGTCGGCTCGCTCTACCATACCACCAGCGCCCCCGCCCGCTCCTCAGTTCCCCCGGAGCCCACCCAGGCCTGAGCCCGCTGGCCATCCCCCGCCCTCATCGCCCTCCCCCTTTCGGGAGGGCGTTTTTTATGATGCACCTGCAGAGCCCCGGGTCGAGCCCTCCGGCCGGACTTCTGCACCCATTCCCCTCTGTACTTTCTCCCGGGATATGCGAAATTACCCGCGCTCCACCAACCCCCGAAAGAGGGAACCCATGCCTCGCTTTACGCTGCGACGCCTTTTGATGATCACAACCCTGGCCCTGACCAGCGCGGGATGCGCCTCAGCCCCCACCCACTCGCCGCCTCCGGGCGCAGACAAGGCAGACCCGGGTCAGGTGCAGTCCACAACAGGCCTGGTCTACGGCGATCTGAGCGCGGCGAGGGAGGCATTTGGCCGGGGGATTGAGCGGGGACTGGGGCCTTTTGAGCGCACCGAGGTCGAGGAGATCAGCGGCGCCCGGGCCCTGGAGGTGCTGGCCTCCTACGCGCTGGACCCCGCGCAGATGCAGCGCCTGGAGCCCCCCCTCTTTCCGGGCGGCCCCTCCATGCGCCAGGTGCTGGAGACCCCGGGGCTGCGGGTCTGGCTCTTTCGCGGGCACAGCGCCCACTTAAGCGAGATCAACGAGCTCTTCATCCCGATGCCCGAGGTGGGCGCCGGAGCGATCGAGCCCCTGGTCGCAATGGGCGGGCCGGGCATTCGCCTGCAGCTGGGCGCGCTGCGCCTCAAGGCCCAGAGCGACCCACCCCAGGGCTCCCCCGAGCTGGCCGACTGGCCCACCCTCACCCCGGAGCGTTTTGAGGCGCTGCTCCAGTCTGGCGAGCGTTTTGTGGTCTACCAGCACCTGGAGGGCTGCATGAGCGCGCCGATGTACAACGGGGTGCTCAACGCGCTGGAGCTACCCGAGGACCTCCCGATCTACGTCGACCACAGCTTCGCCACGCTCGGCAACTACGCCGACGCCCTGCTCCGGGGACTGCCGGCCTCCTCCTTTGTGGTCTTCGAGAAGGGCGACTGGCGCGATGTGTACCCGGCGCTCACCGAGCCGGTGGATGCGACGATGGCGCACTTTCTGGCGCGCAACGCCCTGGTGACGCCGGGCCCGAGCGCCCCGGTGATCGCCGCGGCAGACTTTGTCGAAGGCTCCGATCTGGCGCGGGGGCTGACCCTGGGCAAGTTCTGGTCCTCGCTGCAGATGCGCGATCAAGACCTGCGGGGCCTGCGCATCACCCACGGCGCGATCTCCGGCAGCGACTTCTCCGGCGCCGACCTGAGCCACGCCCACCTGGCCCACACCTTGATCAGCCACACCAGCTTTGAGGGCGCCCGCACCGAGGGCCTCACCCTCCAGGGCGTGGTGCTGCGCGAGGTGACCTGCGTCGACGGCTCGGTGCGCAGCGGGGAGGTTGGGGATTGTCTGGGCGGCTAAATCGCCCCTCTAAGCCCCCCCTTCGGCTCTCCACAGCCTTCACCCGGACTCCAAACACAGGCGCTTTCCATGAAACGAGCCTCTCTGGTAGCGGCCGCACTGGCCCTCATAATGTCTGGCACCGCCCCGGCCTGCACCCACTCGCCAGCCCCGGTCGACACCGCCGACGCCCTTGCTGAAAAAAGTACAATCACCGGCGCCACGTCTGAAACATCTGCCACACCCTCGCATCAAACCGACATCAAGAATATTCATGTCCTGGTGCTCACCTCCGATGGCTGCGGTGCCAGCAGAAAGTTTGCACACCACCTCAATGAGTTTCTCGTTCAAGAGGATGTAGGCGACGAGCTTCGGGATCGACTTCAAATATCCAACACCCCCTCCGTACTTCCTTTTGAGCTTCGGCAGCCCTTACACCAATCCGGAGTGCCCGCCGTCTATATTTTCGAGCGGGGTCGGCTGATCGACATCCAGGTTGGCTACGTTGAAAACGAGGAGACAGGCTCGGTCCTCGACGAATTCCGGCTGCTCATGCACCGCTACGGTCTTCTGGACGCATCCTTTGCCGCCGGAATAGACCGCACGCTTCCCACGGAAGACGAGCTTCGAGAACGTGGAGGTGTTCAATACATGGTACTCAACAGCCCCACCATGGCTGGCATGGACCTCTCCGGGCTCAATCTTCGCCGAAATAACTTTAAAGGAGTATCATTCCAGGGCGCGGATCTTCGTGGCACCAACTTGCAAGGAACCACGCTTTCTTATGCAAACTTTGAAGATGCGCTTATCGACGAAGACACAAACTTCGAGGGAGCCTTTTGGCACGAAACCATCTGCCCGGATGGCATGATAAGCGACGCGCGTGGGTGCTTTAATCACGCGCCAGAGGAGCCGGCGCCCGTTGCAGATAACGTCGAGCCCCAACCACCCGCCACATCCCCAGAACACCCTCAGTGCAAGCTTCATAGTGTTGTCAACACCATGCGTGGTCCGGACCGGCTAACCATCGACGCCTACCGAGTCGATGCACAATGGGCACTCACGACCATTTTAAGCATTTATGAAGGCGTAGATGAGCGCCAACCCCAGCTCCCGGCCGCGCTATCAAGAGATGACGCCTTCGCGGTGTTCATGGATGCGCGAGACAACCAGGAGGGCTGGGTCTCTATCTTTGTGCTTTTCCCCGAAGAAATCGCCGCCGAATACTTCACCGGCCCCGGCACGAGCTTCCGCATTCCCCCCTCGCTGGCTGAAGAGTTCGCAGCATCCGCCTTCGATCATGGGAGCGCCGAGCAGCTCTTCCCCTCCCGGGACGACTGCTACCGCGACGCCGACTGAGGCTCGGCTCGCTCACCGCGCTCTCTTTCGACGAGCACAAAAAAGCCCGCAGCGCACACGCGCTGCGGGCTTTTATACAGGCGCGCTCAGCCCCTCAACCCGCCACGCCCAGCGCCACTCGCCCCAGCCCCTCCACCTCCAGGGTCACCTGGTCGCCCGGCTTAAGCGCCACCGCTTTGGTCGCCCCTCCCGCAAGCACCACCTGACCTTTCTTCAGCCCCTCGCCACGGGCGTGGAGCATGGTGATGAGCGCGGCCAGCGAGCGGGCCGGGTGCTCCAGAATGGCCGCCGAGGAGCCCGTTTCCACCACCTGGCCGTTGACGCTCATGACCATGCCCAGGTTGCCCAGATCGAGCTCCGAGGCCGGGCGCACCCGGGTGCCGAGCACGTAGCCGGTGGAGGAGGCGTTATCGGCCACCACGTCGATCAGCGTGAACTTAAAGTCTTTATAGCGGCTGTCGATCACCTCCAGCGCCCCGCAGACCCCGCTCACCGCGGCCAGGGCCTCCCGGGGGGTGGGGGTGCCGGCGATATCGGCCCCCATGATAAACGCGATCTCCGGCTCCACGCGGGGATGGCAGTAGTCGCCGTGCGCAATCGTCGCTCCATCGGAGAGCGTCATGGAGCTCGTCAGATGCCCGTAGATCGGCTCATGCACGCCCATCTGCTCCATCTTGGCGCGGCTGGTCAGCCCCATCTTCATGCCCACCAGGCGCTCCCCACGCTCCAGGCGCCGGGCGATGGAGGCCCGCTGAATCGTGTAGGCCTCATCCAGCGTCAGCTCCGGGAGCTCCGCGGTGAGCATCGTAAGCGGGGTGGTCGTGCGGGCGGCCTCGTCGACCTTCTCGGCCAACGCTTCAATCGTCTCTTCACTAAGCGCCATATCGCGTCCTGAATGCTGAGGGGGAAATGAGTGTGCAAAAGAAAAGACTTAGTCTGCGGATCGCGCGGCGAGCTCCAGCGCCACGTCCAGAATCATATCTTCCTGGCCGCCGACCATGCCGCGGCGGCCCAGCTCCACCAGAATGTCGCGCGGGTCGACGCCAAAGCGCTCGGCGGCCCGCTCGGTATGGAGCAAAAACGAGGAGTACACCCCGGCATACCCCAGCATCAGGGCGTTGCCGTCGGTCTGGACCGGGCGGCGCTGCAAAGGCCGCACGATCTGATCGGCGCAGTCGATCAGCGGGTAAAGCGCCACGCCGGTCTCCAGCCCCATGCGCTCACACACGGCGATCAAGACCTCCAGCGGGCAGTTGCCGGCGCCGGCGCCCATGCCCGCCACCGAGCCATCGACGCGGTCGGCGCCGGCCTCGATCGCCACGATCGTATTGGCCACGCCCAGCCCCAGGTTGTTGTGGTTATGAAAGCCCACCTGGCAGTCCAGCGCGTCGCGCAGCGCCCCGACCTTCTCGCGGGTCTCCTCCATCAGGAGCGCGCCGGCCGAGTCGGTCACGTACACACAATGCGCCCCGTAGCTCTCCATCAGCTTCGCCTGACGGACCAGCTCGGCGGTGGGCGTCATATGCGCCATCATCAAAAATCCCACCGTATCGAGCCCCAGCCTGCGCCCGTGCTCGATATGCTGGCGCGCCACATCGGCCTCGGTGCAGTGGGTGGCCACGCGGATCGTATCGACGCCCATGGCCCGGGCCTCATCGATGTCGGCGCGGGTGCCAATCCCCGGCAACAGGAGCGCCGCCAGCCTGGCGTGCTTGAGCTCGGCGCGCACCGCCTCGATGTACTCCCGCTCGCTATGGGCCGAAAACCCGTAGTTAAACGAGTTCCCCTGCAACCCGTCGCCGTGGCTCACCTCCACGATGTCGACCCGGGCCTCATCGAGTTTGCCGGCGATCGCCACCATCTGCGCCACCGAATACTGGTGGCCCAGCGCGTGCATCCCGTCGCGCAGCGTGCAGTCGTTGACGATGATTTTATTCAGGGGCGTTGACGTCGTCATAGCGAATCTCCAGTCCTGCTCTTGCCAGGGGGAGGCATGGCTCAGCTCACCAGGAGCTCGCCCATCTTCAGGGCGGCGGCCGTCATGATGTCGAGGTTTCCGGCGTAGGCCGGCAGAAAGTCGCCGGCGCCCTCCACTTCCAGGAGCACGGTGGTCTTGACGCCGGTTAAGGGCGCCTGCCCCGGGATGCGCAGCGGGTTAGCCTCATCAAAGATCTCAAAGATCGGCTCGCGCACCAGGCGATACCCCGGCACGTAGGCGGCGACCTTCTCGACCACCGCCATCACCGAGCTTCGGATGGCCTCGGTATCGGCCAGCGCCGAGAACACGTGCACGGTGTCCCGCATGATCAACGGCGGCTCGGCCGGGTTGAGGATGATGATGGCCTTGCCCCGCCGGGCTCCCCCCACCTCCTCGATGGCCCGCGAGGTGGTCACCGTAAACTCATCGATGTTGGCGCGGGTGCCCAGGCCGGCGGAGCGGCTGGCGATGGCGGCGACGATCTCGGCGTACTCCACCTTCGCCACCTGACTCACCGCCCAGACCACCGGGATGGTCGCCTGGCCCCCGCAGGTCACCATGTTGACGTTGGGCGCCTGGCGATGCTCCTCCAGGTTGCACACCGGCACCACATAGGGGCCGACGGCCGCCGGGGTCAGATCGACCACCCTTTTGCCGGCCGCCGCCAGCGTTGGGGCGTGCTCGGTGTGAGCCCGGGCGCTGGTGGCGTCGAAGACCAGCGCCACCTCCGCAAAGCAGGCGTCCTCCATCAGCCCCGCCAACCCCCGGTGGGTCGTCGCCACGCCCAGCTCCCGGGCGCGCCTAAGCCCCTCGGAGTCTTCGTCGATGCCCACCAGCATCGCCAGCTCCAGCACCGCCGAGCGCTGCAGCTTGATCATCAGGTCGGTGCCGATGTTGCCCGACCCCAGAATCGCGACCTTTACCTTTGCCATGGTGTCACTCCCCAAAACGCACGCTCACCCGACCCAGCCCCGAGATCTCGGCCTCCAGAAAATCGCCCCGGGCCACCTGACAGACCGGCCCCAGGGCGCCGCTTAAGATCACCTGGCCGGCTTTTAGCCCCTGCCCAAACTCGCCGAGCTTATTGGCCAGCCAGGCCACCGCGTTGAGCGGATGCCCCAGACACGCCGCCCCGGCCCCGGTGGAGACCACCCGGCCGTTTTTGCGCAGGGCCATGCCGCAGGTGCGCAAATCGAGCTGGTCCAGGCGCCGGGGGCTCCCCCCCAGCACGAAGAGCCCGCTGGAGGCGTTGTCGGCGATGGTGTCCTCGTAGGTGATCTTCCAGTCGGCGATGCGCGAGTCGATGATCTCGATGGCTGCCAGCGCGTAATCGGTGGCGTGGACCACCTGGGCCACGCTCACGCCGGGGCCGCTCAGATCGCGGCCCAGCACAAAGGCCACCTCGGCCTCGGCCCGGGGCTGCAGCAGCCGGGAGGTCGAGGCGACCCCGGCGTCGTCCACGATCATATCGCTGAGCAGCAACCCAAAATCGGGCTCCGTGACCTGGAGCCAGCTCTGGATCGCCTCGCTGGTCAGCCCGATTTTATGGCCCACCAGCCGGGCCGGCGCGCGACCATCGAGGCCGTGGCGCAGCCCCCGCCAGCGCCCCACCAGGTCCTGAACGGCGTAGGCCTCGGCCACCGAGAGCCCCTCCAGCGACTGGCTGAGCGGGGCGCAGGGGGTGTGCTGAAACTGGGCGTCCCAGAGGATCTGGGCGGCGCGCTCCACGCGCTCGGGGTCGGGGGCGTTCATGGGGGCTCCGTGCAGGTCCGGGTCAGATCAGCAAGCGTCGAGAAGCGGGGCGGCCAGGGTCAGTTCAAGACCACCATCGCCCAGTAGAGCAGCCCCAGCAAGAGCGCGGGCAGCGCGTAGAGCCGGTCCTGGCGCGCCATCAGCCCCCCCAGCACCAGGGTCGCCACCCCCAGGGGCATGCTCATGTAGGGGATCGGCAGCCCCAGCGCCTGGGTGAGCCCCACCGGAAAGGCCAGCTCCAGCCCCAGGGTCGCCACGGCGATCAGCCCGCAGGCCGCGCCCATCATCGCCAGGGTGCCCCGGGCATACGACCCGAAGAGGTGTTGCAGCCGGGGGCGCTCCCCGGGCGGCAGGGGCTGAGGGCGTGGGGGCATGGGCAGCTTCGGCAGCTTGAACTTCAAGGTGGGGCTCCTGGCACAGGCCGGGTCATACGGCCGCTAAGTGGGCCTGTCCTAAACAAAAAAGCGGTTGCTGTAAAACTCGGCCATCCGCTTAAAGGTGATGGCCCCAAAGGCGTTGACCGCAAAGCCCGCCAGCACGCAGGCCTTAAAGAGGCGCGTCAGCGGTCGACGCCCCACGGCCAGGAGCACGATGAGGTAAGCGGTGAAATCCAGGCTGAAGCGGTAACCAAACTGCTCGTAGCCGGTGTTCTGATACAAAAAGCCCGGAATCGCGATCGCGGCCACCGTGGCCCAGAGCGCCCGGTGCAAAAAGCGCTCCCCGGCGTCGCGTCGCTCCCGGGGCCAGAGCAGGTACGCAAAGGCCGGGGTCGTCAGCAGCAGACTCATCCCGTGGCGGCTCACCACCACATAGGGGTAGCTCGTCTGCAACTCGGGCATCAGCGTAAAGGCCGCCGAGAGGTTCTTGCCCAGAAAATGCCAGTGGAAGAGCCCGTACTCGGCGATGCGCGCGATCCGCCCCTCGGCCAGGTAGCGATGCCCGAACTCGGTAAACGACTCAAAGCGCAGGTAGTTCATAAAGAGCAGGCTCAGCCCCATCACCAGGCAGGGGAGGCAGAAGAGCACCAGCTTTTTAAAACCCTCTTTATACTGCTCGGGTCGAATCAGCCGGCCCCCGGGGAAGGCCACCATCAAAAAGAAAAAGAGCGCCGAAAACACCAGAGGGGTGCGCGTGGCAAAGGCCATCGCCAGGCAGACCCCGGCTAAAAAAGGCCGCCGGGCGTGCAGCCCAAAGTAGATGTAGCCCAGGGTGAACGTGATGCCGATCACCAGCGCCGTGAACCAGACCTGCCCCAGCACCGCGCACCACAAATGCACCGTCCCAAAGCCAAAGAGCCCGGTGAGCCAGAGGTTATCGGAGCGGCTGCGCTCGCTGACCCCGGTGCCCGAGAGGCGCTCCAGCAACAAAAACATCAAGAGCACGTTG is a genomic window containing:
- a CDS encoding GyrI-like domain-containing protein produces the protein MSLEFCRKEELARTLIGLEIRSSHATAWEDIPAFWERVMAENLLAELGDVSTIYAVYTDYAGDWQAPYTMVLAVACDAEREVPEGMRRVQVPAQNWASATLPDVTPQAVWAGWTEVWERWEDRDRRSYEVDLEIYRFGGEAPQVELQIGLEEGA
- a CDS encoding pentapeptide repeat-containing protein, which produces MPRFTLRRLLMITTLALTSAGCASAPTHSPPPGADKADPGQVQSTTGLVYGDLSAAREAFGRGIERGLGPFERTEVEEISGARALEVLASYALDPAQMQRLEPPLFPGGPSMRQVLETPGLRVWLFRGHSAHLSEINELFIPMPEVGAGAIEPLVAMGGPGIRLQLGALRLKAQSDPPQGSPELADWPTLTPERFEALLQSGERFVVYQHLEGCMSAPMYNGVLNALELPEDLPIYVDHSFATLGNYADALLRGLPASSFVVFEKGDWRDVYPALTEPVDATMAHFLARNALVTPGPSAPVIAAADFVEGSDLARGLTLGKFWSSLQMRDQDLRGLRITHGAISGSDFSGADLSHAHLAHTLISHTSFEGARTEGLTLQGVVLREVTCVDGSVRSGEVGDCLGG
- a CDS encoding pentapeptide repeat-containing protein; the encoded protein is MKRASLVAAALALIMSGTAPACTHSPAPVDTADALAEKSTITGATSETSATPSHQTDIKNIHVLVLTSDGCGASRKFAHHLNEFLVQEDVGDELRDRLQISNTPSVLPFELRQPLHQSGVPAVYIFERGRLIDIQVGYVENEETGSVLDEFRLLMHRYGLLDASFAAGIDRTLPTEDELRERGGVQYMVLNSPTMAGMDLSGLNLRRNNFKGVSFQGADLRGTNLQGTTLSYANFEDALIDEDTNFEGAFWHETICPDGMISDARGCFNHAPEEPAPVADNVEPQPPATSPEHPQCKLHSVVNTMRGPDRLTIDAYRVDAQWALTTILSIYEGVDERQPQLPAALSRDDAFAVFMDARDNQEGWVSIFVLFPEEIAAEYFTGPGTSFRIPPSLAEEFAASAFDHGSAEQLFPSRDDCYRDAD
- a CDS encoding 2-keto-4-pentenoate hydratase, with translation MALSEETIEALAEKVDEAARTTTPLTMLTAELPELTLDEAYTIQRASIARRLERGERLVGMKMGLTSRAKMEQMGVHEPIYGHLTSSMTLSDGATIAHGDYCHPRVEPEIAFIMGADIAGTPTPREALAAVSGVCGALEVIDSRYKDFKFTLIDVVADNASSTGYVLGTRVRPASELDLGNLGMVMSVNGQVVETGSSAAILEHPARSLAALITMLHARGEGLKKGQVVLAGGATKAVALKPGDQVTLEVEGLGRVALGVAG
- the dmpG gene encoding 4-hydroxy-2-oxovalerate aldolase, with amino-acid sequence MTTSTPLNKIIVNDCTLRDGMHALGHQYSVAQMVAIAGKLDEARVDIVEVSHGDGLQGNSFNYGFSAHSEREYIEAVRAELKHARLAALLLPGIGTRADIDEARAMGVDTIRVATHCTEADVARQHIEHGRRLGLDTVGFLMMAHMTPTAELVRQAKLMESYGAHCVYVTDSAGALLMEETREKVGALRDALDCQVGFHNHNNLGLGVANTIVAIEAGADRVDGSVAGMGAGAGNCPLEVLIAVCERMGLETGVALYPLIDCADQIVRPLQRRPVQTDGNALMLGYAGVYSSFLLHTERAAERFGVDPRDILVELGRRGMVGGQEDMILDVALELAARSAD
- a CDS encoding acetaldehyde dehydrogenase (acetylating), with product MAKVKVAILGSGNIGTDLMIKLQRSAVLELAMLVGIDEDSEGLRRARELGVATTHRGLAGLMEDACFAEVALVFDATSARAHTEHAPTLAAAGKRVVDLTPAAVGPYVVPVCNLEEHRQAPNVNMVTCGGQATIPVVWAVSQVAKVEYAEIVAAIASRSAGLGTRANIDEFTVTTSRAIEEVGGARRGKAIIILNPAEPPLIMRDTVHVFSALADTEAIRSSVMAVVEKVAAYVPGYRLVREPIFEIFDEANPLRIPGQAPLTGVKTTVLLEVEGAGDFLPAYAGNLDIMTAAALKMGELLVS
- a CDS encoding 2-keto-4-pentenoate hydratase encodes the protein MNAPDPERVERAAQILWDAQFQHTPCAPLSQSLEGLSVAEAYAVQDLVGRWRGLRHGLDGRAPARLVGHKIGLTSEAIQSWLQVTEPDFGLLLSDMIVDDAGVASTSRLLQPRAEAEVAFVLGRDLSGPGVSVAQVVHATDYALAAIEIIDSRIADWKITYEDTIADNASSGLFVLGGSPRRLDQLDLRTCGMALRKNGRVVSTGAGAACLGHPLNAVAWLANKLGEFGQGLKAGQVILSGALGPVCQVARGDFLEAEISGLGRVSVRFGE